Proteins from a single region of Ziziphus jujuba cultivar Dongzao chromosome 1, ASM3175591v1:
- the LOC107420951 gene encoding very-long-chain aldehyde decarbonylase CER3 — MVAFLSAWPWDNLGIFKYLLLGPLFAKAFYPIIQEETLKFTWCLHILLIGFVRAYVYQLWTVFANMLFLTRNRRIVQQGVDFKQIDKEWDWDNFLILHSLIGSLACYLFPFHENLPLWNTKGFVIVLILHIGVSEPLYYWVHRGFHSNYFFTHYHSLHHSSPVPQAFTAGNATFLEHLILSIIIGIPILGACAVGYGSISLFYGYLFIFDSLRCLGHSNLEVVPHKMFEKFPFLRYLVYTPTYHSLHRSEMGTNFCLFMPLFDAIGKTLNSRSWELHKMMSLNAGKNSRVPDFVFLAHVVDVSSAMHAPFVFRSFSSTPYTMRLFLVPLWPITFMVMLAMWAWSKAFLFSSYDIRGRLHQTWVVPRFGFQYFLPFATDGINMHIENAILRADKMGVKVLSLAALNKNEALNGGGTLFVNKHPNLNVRVVHGNTLTAAVILNEIPKDVTEVFLSGATSKLGRAIALYLCRRKVRVLMLTLSTERFQKIQKEAPADCQSYLVQVTKYQAAKNCKTWIVGKWITPREQRWAPSGTHFHQFVVPPVLPFRRDCTYGDLAAMRLPEDVQGLGSCEYTMERGVVHACHAGGVVHALEGWTHHEVGAIDVDRIDLVWNAALKHGLKPVSSGKTD; from the exons atggttgCATTCTTGTCAGCTTGGCCATGGGACAACTTGGGAATCTTCAAG TATCTGCTACTTGGACCTTTGTTTGCAAAAGCATTTTATCCAATAATTCAAGAGGAGACGCTGAAATTTACCTGGTGTCTGCATATTTTACTAATAGGATTTGTTAGAGCTTATGTTTACCAGCTATGGACGGTTTTCGCTAACATGCTTTTCCTAACAAGAAATAGACGGATTGTTCAACAAGGTGTTGATTTCAAGCAGATTGATAAAGAATGGGACTG ggATAATTTCTTAATTCTTCATTCTCTTATCGGATCCTTGGCCTGCTATCTCTTCCCATTTCATGAAAATCTTCCCCTATGGAATACAAAAGGCTTTGTCATAGTTCTGATACTCCATATCGGAGTTTCAGAGCCTCTATATTATTGGGTTCATAGAGGTTTCCattcaaactatttttttacCCATTACCATTCCCTCCACCATTCTTCTCCGGTACCCCAGGCTTTTACAG CTGGAAATGCAACATTCTTGGAGCATCTGATTTTGAGCATAATTATTGGAATTCCTATACTTGGGGCTTGTGCGGTTGGATATGGATCAATAAGCTTGTTCTATggctatctttttatttttgattctCTCAGATGCCTGGGGCATTCCAATCTTGAAGTTGTTCCACATAAGATGTTCGAGAAATTTCCATTTCTCAGATATCTAGTATATACTCCAAC ATACCATAGCCTACACCGCTCTGAAATGGGCACCAATTTTTGCCTTTTTATGCCTCTCTTTGATGCAATTGGGAAGACCCTGAACAGCAGGTCCTGGGAATTACACAAGATGATGAGTTTAAATGCAG GTAAAAACAGCAGGGTACCGGATTTCGTGTTCCTAGCCCACGTTGTGGATGTATCGTCAGCAATGCATGCGCCATTTGTTTTCCGATCATTTTCCTCAACGCCATACACAATGAGGCTCTTTTTGGTGCCCCTTTGGCCAATTACTTTTATGGTTATGCTAGCAATGTGGGCTTGGTCTAAAGCTTTTCTATTCTCCTCTTACGACATCAGAGGCAGGTTGCATCAGACATGGGTGGTGCCTCGATTTGGCTTTCAG TATTTCTTACCATTTGCTACAGACGGCATCAATATGCATATAGAGAATGCCATCCTTAGAGCTGATAAGATGGGAGTTAAGGTTCTTAGCCTTGCTGCATTAAATAAG AATGAAGCCCTGAATGGCGGTGGAACACTCTTCGTGAACAAGCACCCGAATCTCAATGTTCGAGTTGTCCATGGAAACACTTTAACCGCTGCGGTGATTCTAAATGAGATCCCAAAGGATGTTACAGAGGTGTTTTTATCAGGAGCTACTTCCAAGCTTGGAAGAGCTATTGCACTCTACCTTTGCAGAAGAAAAGTCAGGGTCCTG ATGCTGACTCTGTCAACAGAAAGATTTCAAAAGATTCAGAAGGAAGCTCCAGCAGATTGTCAAAGTTATCTAGTCCAAGTCACAAAGTATCAAGCAGCCAAAAATTGTAAG ACATGGATAGTCGGCAAATGGATCACACCAAGAGAGCAAAGGTGGGCTCCTAGTGGAACCCATTTTCATCAATTTGTAGTACCCCCTGTCCTGCCTTTCAGAAGAGATTGCACTTATGGTGACCTTGCGGCCATGAGATTACCAGAAGATGTCCAAGGGCTTGGAAGTTGCGAG TACACAATGGAGAGAGGAGTAGTACATGCATGCCATGCAGGTGGAGTGGTTCATGCACTAGAAGGCTGGACACACCATGAAGTTGGGGCTATTGATGTAGACAGAATTGACCTTGTATGGAATGCTGCTTTGAAACATGGTTTAAAGCCAGTATCATCAGGAAAAACTGattaa